The proteins below come from a single Drosophila busckii strain San Diego stock center, stock number 13000-0081.31 chromosome X, ASM1175060v1, whole genome shotgun sequence genomic window:
- the LOC108606211 gene encoding troponin T, skeletal muscle isoform X13 yields the protein MSDDEEYTGEGDPEFIKRQDQKRSDLDEQLKEYISEWRKQRAKEEDELKKLKEKQAKRKVTRAEEEQKMAQRKKEEEERRVREAEEKKQREIEEKRMRLEEAEKKRQAMLQAMKDKDKKGPNFTIAKKETGLGLSSAAMERNKTKEQLEEEKKISLSFRIKPLAIEGFGEQKLREKAQELWELIVKLETEKYDLEERQKRQDYDLKELKERQKQQLRHKALKKGLDPEALTGKYPPKIQVASKYERRVDTRSYDDKKKLFEGGYNTVYAETLEKAWQERQERFTTRTKSKLPKWFGERPGKKAGEPETPEGEEDAKADEDIVEDEDEVEEEVAEEEDEEAEEDEEEEEEEEEEEEEEEEEEEEEEEEEEEEEE from the exons AGGTGAGGGCGATCCAGAGTTCATCAAGCGTCAGGATCAGAAGCGCTCCGATCTCGATGAGCAGCTGAAAGAATACATCAGCGAATGGCGCAAACAGAGAGCCAAGGAGGAGGATGAGCTTAAGAAGCTGAAGGAGAAGCAGGCCAAGCGCAAGGTAACACGCGCCGAGGAGGAGCAGAAGATGGCTCAGCGCAAGAAGGAGGAGGAAGAGCGTCGTGTGCGCGAGGCCGAGGAGAAGAAGCAGCGCGAAATTGAGGAGAAGCGCATGCGTCTCGAGGAGGCTGAGAAGAAGCGCCAGGCTATGTTGCAGGCCATGAAGGACAAGGACAAGAAGGGCCCCAACTTCACCATTGCCAAGAAGGAGACAGGC TTGGGACTGTCGTCCGCCGCCATGGAACGTAACAAGACTAAGGAGCAGTTGGAGGAGGAGAAGAAGATCTCGCTGTCGTTCCGCATCAAGCCCCTGGCTATCGAAGGCTTCGGCGAACAGAAGCTGCGCGAGAAGGCCCAGGAACTGTGGGAGCTCATCGTCAAATTGGAAACTGAGAAATATGACTTGGAAGAAAGGCAGAAACGTCAGGACTACGAT TTGAAAGAGTTGAAGGAAAGACAGAAGCAACAGCTCAGGCACAAAGCCTTGAAGAAGGGTCTCGACCCAGAAGCTTTGACTGGCAAATACCCG CCCAAGATCCAAGTCGCCTCCAAATATGAGCGACGTGTGGACACCCGCTCATACGACGACAAGAAGAAGCTCTTCGAGGGT GGCTATAATACGGTGTATGCGGAAACCTTAGAAAAGGCATGGCAAGAGAGACAGGAAAGGTTTACTACGCGCACAAAAT CCAAACTGCCAAAGTGGTTCGGCGAGCGACCAGGCAAGAAGGCCGGTGAGCCCGAGACACCCGAAGGCGAGGAGGATGCCAAGGCAGATGAAGATATCGTCGAGGATGAAGACGAGGTCGAGGAAGAGGTTGCTGAGGAGGAGGATGAGGAGGCCGAGGAAGATGAGgaggaagaggaggaggaagaggaagaggaggaagaagaggaggaggaagaagaagaggaGGAAGAAGAGGAGGAAGAGGAAGaggaataa
- the LOC108606211 gene encoding troponin T, skeletal muscle isoform X9, translating into MMRNTPAPRRRRLPRRPERRRKGEGDPEFIKRQDQKRSDLDEQLKEYISEWRKQRAKEEDELKKLKEKQAKRKVTRAEEEQKMAQRKKEEEERRVREAEEKKQREIEEKRMRLEEAEKKRQAMLQAMKDKDKKGPNFTIAKKETGVLGLSSAAMERNKTKEQLEEEKKISLSFRIKPLAIEGFGEQKLREKAQELWELIVKLETEKYDLEERQKRQDYDLKELKERQKQQLRHKALKKGLDPEALTGKYPPKIQVASKYERRVDTRSYDDKKKLFEGGYNTVYAETLEKAWQERQERFTTRTKSKLPKWFGERPGKKAGEPETPEGEEDAKADEDIVEDEDEVEEEVAEEEDEEAEEDEEEEEEEEEEEEEEEEEEEEEEEEEEEEEE; encoded by the exons AGGTGAGGGCGATCCAGAGTTCATCAAGCGTCAGGATCAGAAGCGCTCCGATCTCGATGAGCAGCTGAAAGAATACATCAGCGAATGGCGCAAACAGAGAGCCAAGGAGGAGGATGAGCTTAAGAAGCTGAAGGAGAAGCAGGCCAAGCGCAAGGTAACACGCGCCGAGGAGGAGCAGAAGATGGCTCAGCGCAAGAAGGAGGAGGAAGAGCGTCGTGTGCGCGAGGCCGAGGAGAAGAAGCAGCGCGAAATTGAGGAGAAGCGCATGCGTCTCGAGGAGGCTGAGAAGAAGCGCCAGGCTATGTTGCAGGCCATGAAGGACAAGGACAAGAAGGGCCCCAACTTCACCATTGCCAAGAAGGAGACAGGCGTG TTGGGACTGTCGTCCGCCGCCATGGAACGTAACAAGACTAAGGAGCAGTTGGAGGAGGAGAAGAAGATCTCGCTGTCGTTCCGCATCAAGCCCCTGGCTATCGAAGGCTTCGGCGAACAGAAGCTGCGCGAGAAGGCCCAGGAACTGTGGGAGCTCATCGTCAAATTGGAAACTGAGAAATATGACTTGGAAGAAAGGCAGAAACGTCAGGACTACGAT TTGAAAGAGTTGAAGGAAAGACAGAAGCAACAGCTCAGGCACAAAGCCTTGAAGAAGGGTCTCGACCCAGAAGCTTTGACTGGCAAATACCCG CCCAAGATCCAAGTCGCCTCCAAATATGAGCGACGTGTGGACACCCGCTCATACGACGACAAGAAGAAGCTCTTCGAGGGT GGCTATAATACGGTGTATGCGGAAACCTTAGAAAAGGCATGGCAAGAGAGACAGGAAAGGTTTACTACGCGCACAAAAT CCAAACTGCCAAAGTGGTTCGGCGAGCGACCAGGCAAGAAGGCCGGTGAGCCCGAGACACCCGAAGGCGAGGAGGATGCCAAGGCAGATGAAGATATCGTCGAGGATGAAGACGAGGTCGAGGAAGAGGTTGCTGAGGAGGAGGATGAGGAGGCCGAGGAAGATGAGgaggaagaggaggaggaagaggaagaggaggaagaagaggaggaggaagaagaagaggaGGAAGAAGAGGAGGAAGAGGAAGaggaataa
- the LOC108606211 gene encoding troponin T, skeletal muscle isoform X12 translates to MSDDEEYTGEGDPEFIKRQDQKRSDLDEQLKEYISEWRKQRAKEEDELKKLKEKQAKRKVTRAEEEQKMAQRKKEEEERRVREAEEKKQREIEEKRMRLEEAEKKRQAMLQAMKDKDKKGPNFTIAKKETGVLGLSSAAMERNKTKEQLEEEKKISLSFRIKPLAIEGFGEQKLREKAQELWELIVKLETEKYDLEERQKRQDYDLKELKERQKQQLRHKALKKGLDPEALTGKYPPKIQVASKYERRVDTRSYDDKKKLFEGGWDEISKDSSEKIWNEKKEQYTGRQKSKLPKWFGERPGKKAGEPETPEGEEDAKADEDIVEDEDEVEEEVAEEEDEEAEEDEEEEEEEEEEEEEEEEEEEEEEEEEEEEEE, encoded by the exons AGGTGAGGGCGATCCAGAGTTCATCAAGCGTCAGGATCAGAAGCGCTCCGATCTCGATGAGCAGCTGAAAGAATACATCAGCGAATGGCGCAAACAGAGAGCCAAGGAGGAGGATGAGCTTAAGAAGCTGAAGGAGAAGCAGGCCAAGCGCAAGGTAACACGCGCCGAGGAGGAGCAGAAGATGGCTCAGCGCAAGAAGGAGGAGGAAGAGCGTCGTGTGCGCGAGGCCGAGGAGAAGAAGCAGCGCGAAATTGAGGAGAAGCGCATGCGTCTCGAGGAGGCTGAGAAGAAGCGCCAGGCTATGTTGCAGGCCATGAAGGACAAGGACAAGAAGGGCCCCAACTTCACCATTGCCAAGAAGGAGACAGGCGTG TTGGGACTGTCGTCCGCCGCCATGGAACGTAACAAGACTAAGGAGCAGTTGGAGGAGGAGAAGAAGATCTCGCTGTCGTTCCGCATCAAGCCCCTGGCTATCGAAGGCTTCGGCGAACAGAAGCTGCGCGAGAAGGCCCAGGAACTGTGGGAGCTCATCGTCAAATTGGAAACTGAGAAATATGACTTGGAAGAAAGGCAGAAACGTCAGGACTACGAT TTGAAAGAGTTGAAGGAAAGACAGAAGCAACAGCTCAGGCACAAAGCCTTGAAGAAGGGTCTCGACCCAGAAGCTTTGACTGGCAAATACCCG CCCAAGATCCAAGTCGCCTCCAAATATGAGCGACGTGTGGACACCCGCTCATACGACGACAAGAAGAAGCTCTTCGAGGGT GGATGGGATGAAATCTCGAAGGACTCCAGCGAGAAGATCTGGAATGAGAAGAAGGAGCAATACACCGGCCGtcaaaaat CCAAACTGCCAAAGTGGTTCGGCGAGCGACCAGGCAAGAAGGCCGGTGAGCCCGAGACACCCGAAGGCGAGGAGGATGCCAAGGCAGATGAAGATATCGTCGAGGATGAAGACGAGGTCGAGGAAGAGGTTGCTGAGGAGGAGGATGAGGAGGCCGAGGAAGATGAGgaggaagaggaggaggaagaggaagaggaggaagaagaggaggaggaagaagaagaggaGGAAGAAGAGGAGGAAGAGGAAGaggaataa
- the LOC108606211 gene encoding troponin T, skeletal muscle isoform X3, whose translation MMRNTPAPRRRRLPRRPERRRKKPPQTPAEGEGDPEFIKRQDQKRSDLDEQLKEYISEWRKQRAKEEDELKKLKEKQAKRKVTRAEEEQKMAQRKKEEEERRVREAEEKKQREIEEKRMRLEEAEKKRQAMLQAMKDKDKKGPNFTIAKKETGVLGLSSAAMERNKTKEQLEEEKKISLSFRIKPLAIEGFGEQKLREKAQELWELIVKLETEKYDLEERQKRQDYDLKELKERQKQQLRHKALKKGLDPEALTGKYPPKIQVASKYERRVDTRSYDDKKKLFEGGYNTVYAETLEKAWQERQERFTTRTKSKLPKWFGERPGKKAGEPETPEGEEDAKADEDIVEDEDEVEEEVAEEEDEEAEEDEEEEEEEEEEEEEEEEEEEEEEEEEEEEEE comes from the exons AGGTGAGGGCGATCCAGAGTTCATCAAGCGTCAGGATCAGAAGCGCTCCGATCTCGATGAGCAGCTGAAAGAATACATCAGCGAATGGCGCAAACAGAGAGCCAAGGAGGAGGATGAGCTTAAGAAGCTGAAGGAGAAGCAGGCCAAGCGCAAGGTAACACGCGCCGAGGAGGAGCAGAAGATGGCTCAGCGCAAGAAGGAGGAGGAAGAGCGTCGTGTGCGCGAGGCCGAGGAGAAGAAGCAGCGCGAAATTGAGGAGAAGCGCATGCGTCTCGAGGAGGCTGAGAAGAAGCGCCAGGCTATGTTGCAGGCCATGAAGGACAAGGACAAGAAGGGCCCCAACTTCACCATTGCCAAGAAGGAGACAGGCGTG TTGGGACTGTCGTCCGCCGCCATGGAACGTAACAAGACTAAGGAGCAGTTGGAGGAGGAGAAGAAGATCTCGCTGTCGTTCCGCATCAAGCCCCTGGCTATCGAAGGCTTCGGCGAACAGAAGCTGCGCGAGAAGGCCCAGGAACTGTGGGAGCTCATCGTCAAATTGGAAACTGAGAAATATGACTTGGAAGAAAGGCAGAAACGTCAGGACTACGAT TTGAAAGAGTTGAAGGAAAGACAGAAGCAACAGCTCAGGCACAAAGCCTTGAAGAAGGGTCTCGACCCAGAAGCTTTGACTGGCAAATACCCG CCCAAGATCCAAGTCGCCTCCAAATATGAGCGACGTGTGGACACCCGCTCATACGACGACAAGAAGAAGCTCTTCGAGGGT GGCTATAATACGGTGTATGCGGAAACCTTAGAAAAGGCATGGCAAGAGAGACAGGAAAGGTTTACTACGCGCACAAAAT CCAAACTGCCAAAGTGGTTCGGCGAGCGACCAGGCAAGAAGGCCGGTGAGCCCGAGACACCCGAAGGCGAGGAGGATGCCAAGGCAGATGAAGATATCGTCGAGGATGAAGACGAGGTCGAGGAAGAGGTTGCTGAGGAGGAGGATGAGGAGGCCGAGGAAGATGAGgaggaagaggaggaggaagaggaagaggaggaagaagaggaggaggaagaagaagaggaGGAAGAAGAGGAGGAAGAGGAAGaggaataa
- the LOC108606211 gene encoding troponin T, skeletal muscle isoform X15 has protein sequence MSDDEEYTSEEEEVAEETREETKPPQTPAEGEGDPEFIKRQDQKRSDLDEQLKEYISEWRKQRAKEEDELKKLKEKQAKRKVTRAEEEQKMAQRKKEEEERRVREAEEKKQREIEEKRMRLEEAEKKRQAMLQAMKDKDKKGPNFTIAKKETGLGLSSAAMERNKTKEQLEEEKKISLSFRIKPLAIEGFGEQKLREKAQELWELIVKLETEKYDLEERQKRQDYDLKELKERQKQQLRHKALKKGLDPEALTGKYPPKIQVASKYERRVDTRSYDDKKKLFEGGWDEISKDSSEKIWNEKKEQYTGRQKSKLPKWFGERPGKKAGEPETPEGEEDAKADEDIVEDEDEVEEEVAEEEDEEAEEDEEEEEEEEEEEEEEEEEEEEEEEEEEEEEE, from the exons AGGTGAGGGCGATCCAGAGTTCATCAAGCGTCAGGATCAGAAGCGCTCCGATCTCGATGAGCAGCTGAAAGAATACATCAGCGAATGGCGCAAACAGAGAGCCAAGGAGGAGGATGAGCTTAAGAAGCTGAAGGAGAAGCAGGCCAAGCGCAAGGTAACACGCGCCGAGGAGGAGCAGAAGATGGCTCAGCGCAAGAAGGAGGAGGAAGAGCGTCGTGTGCGCGAGGCCGAGGAGAAGAAGCAGCGCGAAATTGAGGAGAAGCGCATGCGTCTCGAGGAGGCTGAGAAGAAGCGCCAGGCTATGTTGCAGGCCATGAAGGACAAGGACAAGAAGGGCCCCAACTTCACCATTGCCAAGAAGGAGACAGGC TTGGGACTGTCGTCCGCCGCCATGGAACGTAACAAGACTAAGGAGCAGTTGGAGGAGGAGAAGAAGATCTCGCTGTCGTTCCGCATCAAGCCCCTGGCTATCGAAGGCTTCGGCGAACAGAAGCTGCGCGAGAAGGCCCAGGAACTGTGGGAGCTCATCGTCAAATTGGAAACTGAGAAATATGACTTGGAAGAAAGGCAGAAACGTCAGGACTACGAT TTGAAAGAGTTGAAGGAAAGACAGAAGCAACAGCTCAGGCACAAAGCCTTGAAGAAGGGTCTCGACCCAGAAGCTTTGACTGGCAAATACCCG CCCAAGATCCAAGTCGCCTCCAAATATGAGCGACGTGTGGACACCCGCTCATACGACGACAAGAAGAAGCTCTTCGAGGGT GGATGGGATGAAATCTCGAAGGACTCCAGCGAGAAGATCTGGAATGAGAAGAAGGAGCAATACACCGGCCGtcaaaaat CCAAACTGCCAAAGTGGTTCGGCGAGCGACCAGGCAAGAAGGCCGGTGAGCCCGAGACACCCGAAGGCGAGGAGGATGCCAAGGCAGATGAAGATATCGTCGAGGATGAAGACGAGGTCGAGGAAGAGGTTGCTGAGGAGGAGGATGAGGAGGCCGAGGAAGATGAGgaggaagaggaggaggaagaggaagaggaggaagaagaggaggaggaagaagaagaggaGGAAGAAGAGGAGGAAGAGGAAGaggaataa
- the LOC108606211 gene encoding troponin T, skeletal muscle isoform X14, protein MSDDEEYTGEGDPEFIKRQDQKRSDLDEQLKEYISEWRKQRAKEEDELKKLKEKQAKRKVTRAEEEQKMAQRKKEEEERRVREAEEKKQREIEEKRMRLEEAEKKRQAMLQAMKDKDKKGPNFTIAKKETGLGLSSAAMERNKTKEQLEEEKKISLSFRIKPLAIEGFGEQKLREKAQELWELIVKLETEKYDLEERQKRQDYDLKELKERQKQQLRHKALKKGLDPEALTGKYPPKIQVASKYERRVDTRSYDDKKKLFEGGWDEISKDSSEKIWNEKKEQYTGRQKSKLPKWFGERPGKKAGEPETPEGEEDAKADEDIVEDEDEVEEEVAEEEDEEAEEDEEEEEEEEEEEEEEEEEEEEEEEEEEEEEE, encoded by the exons AGGTGAGGGCGATCCAGAGTTCATCAAGCGTCAGGATCAGAAGCGCTCCGATCTCGATGAGCAGCTGAAAGAATACATCAGCGAATGGCGCAAACAGAGAGCCAAGGAGGAGGATGAGCTTAAGAAGCTGAAGGAGAAGCAGGCCAAGCGCAAGGTAACACGCGCCGAGGAGGAGCAGAAGATGGCTCAGCGCAAGAAGGAGGAGGAAGAGCGTCGTGTGCGCGAGGCCGAGGAGAAGAAGCAGCGCGAAATTGAGGAGAAGCGCATGCGTCTCGAGGAGGCTGAGAAGAAGCGCCAGGCTATGTTGCAGGCCATGAAGGACAAGGACAAGAAGGGCCCCAACTTCACCATTGCCAAGAAGGAGACAGGC TTGGGACTGTCGTCCGCCGCCATGGAACGTAACAAGACTAAGGAGCAGTTGGAGGAGGAGAAGAAGATCTCGCTGTCGTTCCGCATCAAGCCCCTGGCTATCGAAGGCTTCGGCGAACAGAAGCTGCGCGAGAAGGCCCAGGAACTGTGGGAGCTCATCGTCAAATTGGAAACTGAGAAATATGACTTGGAAGAAAGGCAGAAACGTCAGGACTACGAT TTGAAAGAGTTGAAGGAAAGACAGAAGCAACAGCTCAGGCACAAAGCCTTGAAGAAGGGTCTCGACCCAGAAGCTTTGACTGGCAAATACCCG CCCAAGATCCAAGTCGCCTCCAAATATGAGCGACGTGTGGACACCCGCTCATACGACGACAAGAAGAAGCTCTTCGAGGGT GGATGGGATGAAATCTCGAAGGACTCCAGCGAGAAGATCTGGAATGAGAAGAAGGAGCAATACACCGGCCGtcaaaaat CCAAACTGCCAAAGTGGTTCGGCGAGCGACCAGGCAAGAAGGCCGGTGAGCCCGAGACACCCGAAGGCGAGGAGGATGCCAAGGCAGATGAAGATATCGTCGAGGATGAAGACGAGGTCGAGGAAGAGGTTGCTGAGGAGGAGGATGAGGAGGCCGAGGAAGATGAGgaggaagaggaggaggaagaggaagaggaggaagaagaggaggaggaagaagaagaggaGGAAGAAGAGGAGGAAGAGGAAGaggaataa
- the LOC108606211 gene encoding troponin T, skeletal muscle isoform X8 produces MMRNTPAPRRRRLPRRPERRRKKPPQTPAEGEGDPEFIKRQDQKRSDLDEQLKEYISEWRKQRAKEEDELKKLKEKQAKRKVTRAEEEQKMAQRKKEEEERRVREAEEKKQREIEEKRMRLEEAEKKRQAMLQAMKDKDKKGPNFTIAKKETGLGLSSAAMERNKTKEQLEEEKKISLSFRIKPLAIEGFGEQKLREKAQELWELIVKLETEKYDLEERQKRQDYDLKELKERQKQQLRHKALKKGLDPEALTGKYPPKIQVASKYERRVDTRSYDDKKKLFEGGWDEISKDSSEKIWNEKKEQYTGRQKSKLPKWFGERPGKKAGEPETPEGEEDAKADEDIVEDEDEVEEEVAEEEDEEAEEDEEEEEEEEEEEEEEEEEEEEEEEEEEEEEE; encoded by the exons AGGTGAGGGCGATCCAGAGTTCATCAAGCGTCAGGATCAGAAGCGCTCCGATCTCGATGAGCAGCTGAAAGAATACATCAGCGAATGGCGCAAACAGAGAGCCAAGGAGGAGGATGAGCTTAAGAAGCTGAAGGAGAAGCAGGCCAAGCGCAAGGTAACACGCGCCGAGGAGGAGCAGAAGATGGCTCAGCGCAAGAAGGAGGAGGAAGAGCGTCGTGTGCGCGAGGCCGAGGAGAAGAAGCAGCGCGAAATTGAGGAGAAGCGCATGCGTCTCGAGGAGGCTGAGAAGAAGCGCCAGGCTATGTTGCAGGCCATGAAGGACAAGGACAAGAAGGGCCCCAACTTCACCATTGCCAAGAAGGAGACAGGC TTGGGACTGTCGTCCGCCGCCATGGAACGTAACAAGACTAAGGAGCAGTTGGAGGAGGAGAAGAAGATCTCGCTGTCGTTCCGCATCAAGCCCCTGGCTATCGAAGGCTTCGGCGAACAGAAGCTGCGCGAGAAGGCCCAGGAACTGTGGGAGCTCATCGTCAAATTGGAAACTGAGAAATATGACTTGGAAGAAAGGCAGAAACGTCAGGACTACGAT TTGAAAGAGTTGAAGGAAAGACAGAAGCAACAGCTCAGGCACAAAGCCTTGAAGAAGGGTCTCGACCCAGAAGCTTTGACTGGCAAATACCCG CCCAAGATCCAAGTCGCCTCCAAATATGAGCGACGTGTGGACACCCGCTCATACGACGACAAGAAGAAGCTCTTCGAGGGT GGATGGGATGAAATCTCGAAGGACTCCAGCGAGAAGATCTGGAATGAGAAGAAGGAGCAATACACCGGCCGtcaaaaat CCAAACTGCCAAAGTGGTTCGGCGAGCGACCAGGCAAGAAGGCCGGTGAGCCCGAGACACCCGAAGGCGAGGAGGATGCCAAGGCAGATGAAGATATCGTCGAGGATGAAGACGAGGTCGAGGAAGAGGTTGCTGAGGAGGAGGATGAGGAGGCCGAGGAAGATGAGgaggaagaggaggaggaagaggaagaggaggaagaagaggaggaggaagaagaagaggaGGAAGAAGAGGAGGAAGAGGAAGaggaataa
- the LOC108606211 gene encoding troponin T, skeletal muscle isoform X2, with the protein MSDDEEYTSSEEEEVAEETREETKPPQTPAEGEGDPEFIKRQDQKRSDLDEQLKEYISEWRKQRAKEEDELKKLKEKQAKRKVTRAEEEQKMAQRKKEEEERRVREAEEKKQREIEEKRMRLEEAEKKRQAMLQAMKDKDKKGPNFTIAKKETGVLGLSSAAMERNKTKEQLEEEKKISLSFRIKPLAIEGFGEQKLREKAQELWELIVKLETEKYDLEERQKRQDYDLKELKERQKQQLRHKALKKGLDPEALTGKYPPKIQVASKYERRVDTRSYDDKKKLFEGGWDEISKDSSEKIWNEKKEQYTGRQKSKLPKWFGERPGKKAGEPETPEGEEDAKADEDIVEDEDEVEEEVAEEEDEEAEEDEEEEEEEEEEEEEEEEEEEEEEEEEEEEEE; encoded by the exons AGGTGAGGGCGATCCAGAGTTCATCAAGCGTCAGGATCAGAAGCGCTCCGATCTCGATGAGCAGCTGAAAGAATACATCAGCGAATGGCGCAAACAGAGAGCCAAGGAGGAGGATGAGCTTAAGAAGCTGAAGGAGAAGCAGGCCAAGCGCAAGGTAACACGCGCCGAGGAGGAGCAGAAGATGGCTCAGCGCAAGAAGGAGGAGGAAGAGCGTCGTGTGCGCGAGGCCGAGGAGAAGAAGCAGCGCGAAATTGAGGAGAAGCGCATGCGTCTCGAGGAGGCTGAGAAGAAGCGCCAGGCTATGTTGCAGGCCATGAAGGACAAGGACAAGAAGGGCCCCAACTTCACCATTGCCAAGAAGGAGACAGGCGTG TTGGGACTGTCGTCCGCCGCCATGGAACGTAACAAGACTAAGGAGCAGTTGGAGGAGGAGAAGAAGATCTCGCTGTCGTTCCGCATCAAGCCCCTGGCTATCGAAGGCTTCGGCGAACAGAAGCTGCGCGAGAAGGCCCAGGAACTGTGGGAGCTCATCGTCAAATTGGAAACTGAGAAATATGACTTGGAAGAAAGGCAGAAACGTCAGGACTACGAT TTGAAAGAGTTGAAGGAAAGACAGAAGCAACAGCTCAGGCACAAAGCCTTGAAGAAGGGTCTCGACCCAGAAGCTTTGACTGGCAAATACCCG CCCAAGATCCAAGTCGCCTCCAAATATGAGCGACGTGTGGACACCCGCTCATACGACGACAAGAAGAAGCTCTTCGAGGGT GGATGGGATGAAATCTCGAAGGACTCCAGCGAGAAGATCTGGAATGAGAAGAAGGAGCAATACACCGGCCGtcaaaaat CCAAACTGCCAAAGTGGTTCGGCGAGCGACCAGGCAAGAAGGCCGGTGAGCCCGAGACACCCGAAGGCGAGGAGGATGCCAAGGCAGATGAAGATATCGTCGAGGATGAAGACGAGGTCGAGGAAGAGGTTGCTGAGGAGGAGGATGAGGAGGCCGAGGAAGATGAGgaggaagaggaggaggaagaggaagaggaggaagaagaggaggaggaagaagaagaggaGGAAGAAGAGGAGGAAGAGGAAGaggaataa
- the LOC108606211 gene encoding troponin T, skeletal muscle isoform X6 has product MSDDEEYTSSEEEEVAEETREETKPPQTPAEGEGDPEFIKRQDQKRSDLDEQLKEYISEWRKQRAKEEDELKKLKEKQAKRKVTRAEEEQKMAQRKKEEEERRVREAEEKKQREIEEKRMRLEEAEKKRQAMLQAMKDKDKKGPNFTIAKKETGLGLSSAAMERNKTKEQLEEEKKISLSFRIKPLAIEGFGEQKLREKAQELWELIVKLETEKYDLEERQKRQDYDLKELKERQKQQLRHKALKKGLDPEALTGKYPPKIQVASKYERRVDTRSYDDKKKLFEGGWDEISKDSSEKIWNEKKEQYTGRQKSKLPKWFGERPGKKAGEPETPEGEEDAKADEDIVEDEDEVEEEVAEEEDEEAEEDEEEEEEEEEEEEEEEEEEEEEEEEEEEEEE; this is encoded by the exons AGGTGAGGGCGATCCAGAGTTCATCAAGCGTCAGGATCAGAAGCGCTCCGATCTCGATGAGCAGCTGAAAGAATACATCAGCGAATGGCGCAAACAGAGAGCCAAGGAGGAGGATGAGCTTAAGAAGCTGAAGGAGAAGCAGGCCAAGCGCAAGGTAACACGCGCCGAGGAGGAGCAGAAGATGGCTCAGCGCAAGAAGGAGGAGGAAGAGCGTCGTGTGCGCGAGGCCGAGGAGAAGAAGCAGCGCGAAATTGAGGAGAAGCGCATGCGTCTCGAGGAGGCTGAGAAGAAGCGCCAGGCTATGTTGCAGGCCATGAAGGACAAGGACAAGAAGGGCCCCAACTTCACCATTGCCAAGAAGGAGACAGGC TTGGGACTGTCGTCCGCCGCCATGGAACGTAACAAGACTAAGGAGCAGTTGGAGGAGGAGAAGAAGATCTCGCTGTCGTTCCGCATCAAGCCCCTGGCTATCGAAGGCTTCGGCGAACAGAAGCTGCGCGAGAAGGCCCAGGAACTGTGGGAGCTCATCGTCAAATTGGAAACTGAGAAATATGACTTGGAAGAAAGGCAGAAACGTCAGGACTACGAT TTGAAAGAGTTGAAGGAAAGACAGAAGCAACAGCTCAGGCACAAAGCCTTGAAGAAGGGTCTCGACCCAGAAGCTTTGACTGGCAAATACCCG CCCAAGATCCAAGTCGCCTCCAAATATGAGCGACGTGTGGACACCCGCTCATACGACGACAAGAAGAAGCTCTTCGAGGGT GGATGGGATGAAATCTCGAAGGACTCCAGCGAGAAGATCTGGAATGAGAAGAAGGAGCAATACACCGGCCGtcaaaaat CCAAACTGCCAAAGTGGTTCGGCGAGCGACCAGGCAAGAAGGCCGGTGAGCCCGAGACACCCGAAGGCGAGGAGGATGCCAAGGCAGATGAAGATATCGTCGAGGATGAAGACGAGGTCGAGGAAGAGGTTGCTGAGGAGGAGGATGAGGAGGCCGAGGAAGATGAGgaggaagaggaggaggaagaggaagaggaggaagaagaggaggaggaagaagaagaggaGGAAGAAGAGGAGGAAGAGGAAGaggaataa